The nucleotide window attaaaaatccatggaatactttattgaaaaatatgacaaaaaatattttttattgaatttttgcatagatacaaatttttcaaattgaaataaaatatttatttatgaatagtttttaatgaaatttcacagttatgtaaaattttctatttaaccctgctgttaggtttggaccattttggtcaaatttttttttattttttatataaatttgcaatgGCTTATCGAATCAACTTAAAACGTCTGCTcaggtattatttttctattttaatgattttagttagATTTTAGCTATATAGGATAACAtcgaacagaaaaaaattaaaatttacaaatcttaggttatggaccattttggtccatgcaatatattttattctttatatgagtaaaagtaagaaaaaacaattatgttttattgttattttcgaagcaagatgaaaaaatagtttttcgatTCGATTTGCATACAAATATGTTGGACATAATGCATTTGGCATCACATTTGAACTTACATCAATTGCAAATTCCCCATTTTCTAGTAGCTGAAATGTTTATATCAACTCTTGTAGATGGTACACTATTTGATGGCGAAGCTTTTTGTTGAGTCAATAGCTCTGCTGCAAATGGATTTTTAGGTTTGACTGTCCATTTCAAAACGTATTCTTCTGATAGGCACATAGCTAACTGGCGTAATAACTCGGATGtatcatctatatttgaaaatacataattttaccatctatttaattttcttttagtgtTGTAGTAACTAATCGTTTGATCAGCAGTATCACCGCCTCCTAAGATAGATAAAGGAAACTTTGTACAGTTATAATAAGAAACGATTGCAGGTATCTTGTTATGATTATTGATGGAGCTCATCAATATAGTTCCTTTAGTTTTATGGCCGATATATATAGCAAACAAGTGCTGCGATTTCACTAAAAGCAAATGCGGATGTATATAAAGGAACTTTtttggacataaacaatttcggtggaagttttgttttcccGAAATGTTCCCATATATGTCCGTCTCCTTTGCATCTTACTCAAAAGATGAAGTTATCACCTGTTATCAGGAtgttataaaacattgaaagaagagtttcccaattgtcccataactcaaacttgtcactacttttttgttgtcttcTCTTGACAACATCATCCAAGCTGAGAGCACTTGTATCAATATGCCAAAACTTGCATCAAACTAATCTTCGTTTTTGCCActgcaatataaaattattatgataaccTAATTACGTATACACAAGACCAAAATCCCAGCAAGAATTAGAACACCAATAAATCTTTccatttgctttcaaatttaagtCTACCACATTTATTCGTATTACCCATGATTATTTTCACACCACAAAGCGTTAAACCTTGTGGTAATGATGTAATATTCTCAGCTGAAGCTCCAATGTGACGTGGTAAAGGAATCCATTGCATTTTGGTTTTCGCAATGTATAATGCATCTACAGCGTAATCTGCTTCATTTTCTTCACCATTGTTCATTTCACATTCATCAATATgactttctttcaatattttcatctaatatggacgaaaatgaaatatctgaatcaatttcatttagaaattcgGCAATATCACTGATAATATTTcgttaattttccattttttttaattttttttataaaaatttatatattcacttttataaatatttaaaatgtctggtcaaagagttttatgtaaaattttttatgaaaaatacaaagaggaccaaaatggtcccttacctaagattcgtaagttttttttaacctaacagcagggttaaaatgaaaaaataaaaacgaattttgaaatttattatcagcaataccgcaattcccaaaaaagtgttgaaaaatccaaaaatggaaatttttagttttttggctataatatccataccagagtcggagttatcggaatcctttacaaaataattaaaagcatattgggccatctaaaataggttattatattttgatatcgaatatgcgatttgagaatttttggcctaaagtttaattttacataaaaaataggtgttttttgaatggacctggtcccctcggtaacaaaaagttttaattgatttttcattcaaaatattttatgaaaacttagctttcagaaagtataaattccttatacaccctcttagaattttttttttgcgataacttaaaaagaaaaaaagttcttttttcccaaaaaattagcgaaaaatcggcttttcaaatgcatataactttggacttagtcattatttttaaacagttcttttcttatttgacacctaagtatgttgttagtctaatgaaggaaaactggagaaaatcagaaaatatttggatacgctgttataaaaaaactggagtaggttgggtaaaaatgttgaaaatttaattttcaaatgcgaatatctcctaagagacaattgatagctacgactaggtatTTTGTAGCACTCGATGAATAGATTTTgtgtcgtaatttttttgaaatcggaacacaaacgaagaaataggatcattttaaaaatgtaacatacccgaggtgtcctactttgagggcccttggtcgcgcccctggtgggcccatgagatccgcgttcaaaacttaaactcgacaacacttcttctttgcgcatgtgaactttcattcaaaccaatctaaccgtttagaagttacagatttatttccttctttttttctataccactgtgtgtcgcttacgataaaattttactgtaaaatataaacattgacttacgataaaatcttaccccctatatttctgatgttattaacaattttgatattctgagaacgctaaaacatcattcggtccataaaattttaatttctgcaataaaacaaaaattttaaaaatgtcgcttacgataatttggctctaagggctcgatatatgtaAACTATTATCATTATTCGTGGGCCTACTTTGAGCCCACATAACGCCGCTCCTGGAaaatttgtagggcccattttaataacttcaattcgaatactccttggttaCGCTCGCGTCAAagtttatcccgatcggaccagacgttgattctgccccactgtgcatagtAATGAGTGTTCATCAACTTGTAGAAAACGTATTTCAAATATCGGGCACCAAAATGTCTGTTCCGCAGTGTAATTActatctataagggatacattgactacttgcttaactgttgGGTTAAAAACGAAATTTTACCAAATGCATTATAACAATTAGATTTTTTCTGAAAgtagagttaggtttttttgacagcgttgcacttcttgttatttttgtttgtatataaccTTCTTAACGTTTTtcgtaaaaaacaaattaattacaattcatGAAATTATAAACCAATATATTATCAACACACTATTCTAAATAAAGAATTACTTCTCACATTTGTCGTAGCTGGATAGTGAGAAAGGGAAGTTTGGTTTCAATTATAATAATAGCTTTTATCTTATCAATTTATTAATATCTTaacattaattataaaaaaaacaccaagtcttaatgaattttatatgagtttattaaaagatttacaagTTAAACCAAGTAgacatttcaataatttcctACAACAagtaaaaatcacaaaaaatttaactgATCGAATCATACTAATGACAGGTGTACTCCATAATGCTGCTATTGTTATCATTCTCGTCCTCTCAGTGTGTTTCTTCTTAAAGGATTTGTATGAAATTGATAAAACTCCATGAATGGATTTAAGTGTAAATGTTTGTGACTGGTAATGAGAATTtcaatttttagatatttcttttCCTTTTAATGTAATTGTTGCTACTGTGGAGTAGATTCCAAGTATTGCACGTGTGTTCTATGTACGCACAAAATGTCAATGATGATGAGCACGATAAGGAAGTAATGTTGAATCCTTTTTGTTGTCCTCCTCAGAAGTTAAAGCTAAGTCTAAGCTATTAGTGCTCTTGTCATTGGGAGTTGCGGAAGTGGTCAGGTCTCTTCGTTTACGTTTGCCTAAAATAGTAGCACCCGGCGCCACACCAGACACAGTGCCCAATTGTAACAGAAAGGGATTGCTGACCAAAGCAGCAGCTATACCTAAAACAGCAGCACTGGCCAgaggtatgagaaagcttttggCTAAAAGGGCTTTTTTTGATATGTCTGGATGAGATTTGTGTACAGCTGGTTCATGTCCTTCTGTGTAGGAGTAGGCTGGATAGTCGCCACCACCTGAACTTGAATAGTGATTTTTGCCACCATAAACATCGAATGGAATGCCTTCTGCTGCAGCACTACTGCCGTAATAACTACCCGTATGAGCAGTAGAAGCCAAACTGCCACCATAGTGTGCACTGGTGGGTATGTATTCTACATGATGTTCTTTTTCACCATAAGGACGACTTTCATATGCATAGCCACCATTTGAGCTGCTACTGCCGCCATGCTCTGATGTACCATAATGTCCTAAGGGGGCGATTGTGAgagaaagaaaagaaaacacaaccGAATGTAAAttatgcagtttttttttgccattccTGTTCACAAACTCATTTTGCAGTTTGTTGGAGGTGTAGTGTAGTGAATGTGTTTGAGTATGTTGGCATATTGCCTTGATTACGCATTCATATCACTTACCCACGCTGATTCTATCCTGCAGAGCACCTTTTTTATTAAACAGAGCTCCCACTTTCCCTTTGAGATGTTGCCAAGAATTGTAACTGTTGGCCAAATGTACATCGCTGTTATCTTGTGTCCCACTACCTCCTCCACCACCAGCTCCATTGTATTTGTtatgattgttgttgttgttattgtagttgGAATTGTGAGTGTCTGGAAATGCTATGGGCCTGGATATAAAACCATTTGAGGGTTTATAATTGTTACTGTTGTAGTGTGGAGGTGCTACTGTTGATATGAAATGACCTGTTGATCCAGGACCTCTATAAgtagaaaaataattatgaaaagaaaattattttccattttttacaagttgaagctatttttttgtaaagaacTTAATATTTAATGGAATAATTTAATGCAATGTCATGAAAAtactttagtttagtttttttgtggGCTACATAAGGACCTCTACTTTTCTGAATGAGGTATTATATGCACAAGCCAATAATTTGTAATGATTTTGGAGATTGGAAAGATAAAGcttatatttgtattaaaacaattattagaATTAAAGAACACTTATATTGAGTGAGCATCCTTCAAGTTTAAGATTTAATTATGAATCTCAGATGCTCAGAGatctacagtggtggccaccaatttaagacaaatacttgaatttttttcatcaactgaattttaagtgcgatagagccaaaataacaggacctctaagggtatgaaatttattattaatgtttctagtttctgaaaaatgtttggaaacattttttttggtcaagttttagaaaaaatatatgtgttcgtggtgaatatgtatgaattgacacagtcgaataaaacacacttgtgtgttaaaacagtcctcatgcatacatatttgtggaaatatttgaaaaaataattgacaatcacgtggaatttagcaaacaattttgtcttaaattcctggccaccactgtatttGTAGGATATGATACAATGGATATAACGACAAGGAAAGGGATGGCAGAGAAGTagaaagaaatataatttaactaGGTGGTACAGAATGCTAACAGATCATCATTGCCTTTGGGATGTGAAAACTCCGGAATACTACAATACTTTGTATTAatacaaatcaaaatttcaaaaagtatttgaaattgtaaatttgattttgtattaTAGACAATGAAACCTTGATAATAATACAAAGTATTGTAGTACAGAACCTTTAAATgactgcttttacacagggcaagtttacttgaagcaagtctcttcgattcccttttaaacttgctcgtctgtttaaacataatagacgccatagtgaagatagaaaacaaaagagaattgaagagacttgccagtacaagcaagtgtgtacccctcttctttcttcttgcctctctctcctataaactctagacttgcgcaagaaaacttgccctgtgtaaaagcagaaaATGCCTTTCTAGTTTCCTACTTGAGTCAGAAACTTCAGGAAAGCACAGACATTTCCTACATACATAGTAAACTGTAGGGTTAAACTAAAACAATTTCGTTTGACTGCTTTTTTAGTCatgcaaaaattagttttaggtATTTCCCTTATGGTCACGTAAATTACCGGGGCATTAGAAAGTTGTTGTCGCATATAAAAAGGATCTAGTCATAATACATGTGACTATACATGATTGTCCACCAtcacatgatgatgatgatgacgatgggTTTATGCGATATATCGGTGACATTGTGTGGAATATTTGTCCCTGTACTGGGAGCGAGACTTTAAAAGTATGAATTCATTGTCatgtaaaaaattgtttatggtaTATGGTATGAATAAAACgccaaaacttttgttttaatctaataatattaaagaacatcaaattttattaaataccaATATTGAGTTTCATTTTTAATGTTGAAGAGGCTTGGAACTTTTGATCATAACTTAATTAACTCTAAACAATTGTGCTGATAAACTAGCTTGGACTTTTGTTGATGAAGAACCACTATAATTTATCGAATTTCGTTTTTTGTCCTCGTTTGCTAAACATGAATTTCTTGAAATTCATTCAAAATCGGTGCATTCTCGTAAAATGGAGATATGGTTGGGCTTTAGTTCTACTTTCAtacatttattatttcattaacaTTTGCTCATCAGATTGATTTCTTGAATATTCCTTAACTTGgttcaaagaatttttaaataccaaaagcTTTCCACAGAAATTTCcaagttcaaaaaaaatttattggaaacAAGCAAATGTTCGCATATTTCAAAGGAAGAACAGAAACCAACACTTAGAGAATTGTTAAGCTGTTAACTCTGAAGTGATCACCACCTTGTATTTGACAAGATCGGGGCACATTTAGTTTCTCCCAAACTTTGGTATCATTGTGATGCCCTGTGCTTATTATACCATTCGTCATATGTCCCTTGGATACCGTAACTTTCCACCATTCCGTAGTTTATCCTAATTGCCCTTTGACAAGTCATGACAATAAGTATTTGCAGATCAAACGTTATTTTGTTCTCAAACATCGTACAATAAGTAACAGAGGACATGCTCACTTGTCATCTTTGTTGCCTCATATCCATTGATACTGAATTTGTCCTGCTACCACCTTTATTGACATAATTTCGTCTTAAAGTATGCTACCGTAAAATCTGATCTATCTGGCATATTTGTCATAAAACCTGGatcgaaaactattgtgttaaTATCTATATTGACGACAGATAAATTCCAATAGTTATTATGTCCACCATGCACAACATCGGAATACACAATTCTGCGAAAAGCCACAATGGAAATTTTTGAGGAACCTAGATAAGATTAATAGTTTTCCAACAAACTAAATTACAGCAGGATCAATTTCCAATTGAAGGATCCAGGGAGGCAACTAAAGTAAATTTCTTATAGATCAGGGATCTTTATATATGACTAACTTATGAGTGTAGACATATTGAGTACCTGGTCTGAGGGATggaatatatgtttgtggcaaccatatttatgatgaataattttatcataatatgttgttctcagattatgataagccttaagccgagagcacaataatatgataagttattcatcatatgaatggttgtcacaaacatatatttgtttactgtaaccatatatatggttgatacaatcatgtgaatcgtaaattaaccatattatggttaccacaatcatgtaaatggttactgtgactataatattgttaaaaatcttgtaacactatttaaatggttacagtaaccatgcccaactatattttttcccTGCGTGTATGCTCAGATATATAACATGCTTGCTATATACAGCTTGAGACTTTATTGTGATGAAGGATTTCCAGCGATTCCTCACTTTATGAAGTCAGTTTAGTACCATTGAGAGTCTTCAATAATCCAAAAGTTAAAAGAGTGCTGAAAAATATCACACGTAAGTGGGAGATTTCTTATATACTGTTACAGAAGTCCACGCTTTGGATTTCCCAAAACGATCAATGTCATCGAAGTTGTTTGCACATGAAACATTTCggagaaataattaaaatcttagGAAATTACTGGTCTAGATATCTAGGTACTTAGAGGTGTAGTAATCCTTGTTTGTAATTCTAATCAAAACAATTCATACATTTAAACACCAATTTTGTATTGTCACCCACTCACTCATGCACTGCCAAAAGTCAATggatttgcaaaataaaaaacattgtgtTCATAATTTGTTGCTTTTAGTCCTTTTTAGccattttttacttttaccgTTTCCCTAGATTTTTATCGCAAAAAACAgaatttgttcaaaaatgtttatattcatTTCACTCTTGTCTTTTTTTGTGGAACAGTTGggttttgtttgtaaaatgtttCCAAGCGGTTGAGTTGTTTGTTCGGGAGgttgtaaaaatatttcaggGTTTTActacatttcaaaattattgttataGAAGGAGGAAACCCTTTGCTTCCTATCCCCTATCTTCCCTTTTTCTCAATGGAGTAGTTTTAgtgaaagtttttattttgtgtaaCGTTTAAACTTTGCACTTTTTATAATctgttttatatgtttttaggAATGTTGTTTTGCGTTATTTTTTCTGCACCCAACATGCAGTAAAGAATGttcaattcatgttttatatttttactccgtgtttttattttttgggtaACAGAGGCAGGAGTTGTGGTattagtttgttttatatttttattagttgAAACTCACTGCAAATTCCTAACATTTTATCGACTATGAAAATATTACTTGTATGTTTGGcttttttcgattatttgttTGGTTGTCTGCTATTATTTCATGTagtcataaatttatttaacttataACTAGGGAAAtaagttttagaaaaaatatttttggttttctgtGTCTATTGACCgcaaatattgtaatttttgggGGAAAAAAGGGTGTTATTGATAAAGGATTTCTGTAAAATTGACAAACAATGGGGAAtatgttatttaatatttcatatgaaTTATTGTGGATTATGGGTTGAAGCTTTCtgtgatatattttaaattaaaattttaataaatttggttGTAACGAAAATAAAGGATGTCTATTGATTTAATATTGGTTATCAGAAACAAAAGGCTTTTCCAACATAATACTGAAAGTTTAGGAACCGAAAAGGCTGGCTTTCGCCCTAAAACATCAGTGTAAAAAATTTGATGATACTAATcgaattttctgtagaatggAGAACTCTTCTTGACATGGATTTCACAGATTTTTAGAAAGCTTGATGTAGCTTGTAAAGGTGTTCAACTAAAGATTTTACTCCCT belongs to Calliphora vicina chromosome 4, idCalVici1.1, whole genome shotgun sequence and includes:
- the LOC135957534 gene encoding uncharacterized protein DDB_G0283357-like, giving the protein MNSLVINTYVVFLLIFNVFLITINAKDLKNEVTTSPTPTSTLQRSTSARVIVESEGLTKRDIKTTDLSSANTVGVAAKSYDPPPEFYRGPGSTGHFISTVAPPHYNSNNYKPSNGFISRPIAFPDTHNSNYNNNNNNHNKYNGAGGGGGSGTQDNSDVHLANSYNSWQHLKGKVGALFNKKGALQDRISVGHYGTSEHGGSSSSNGGYAYESRPYGEKEHHVEYIPTSAHYGGSLASTAHTGSYYGSSAAAEGIPFDVYGGKNHYSSSGGGDYPAYSYTEGHEPAVHKSHPDISKKALLAKSFLIPLASAAVLGIAAALVSNPFLLQLGTVSGVAPGATILGKRKRRDLTTSATPNDKSTNSLDLALTSEEDNKKDSTLLPYRAHHH